The proteins below are encoded in one region of Micromonospora sp. DSM 45708:
- a CDS encoding CD225/dispanin family protein: MQPGYPQQQPSQIDNNMTMSIVAIFLFWPLAIPAIINASKVNPLIQQGDYAGAQAAAAESRKWSKWALIVGLVWIGIIVVCCLFGGLAGLVGGSTGTN, encoded by the coding sequence ATGCAGCCTGGATACCCCCAGCAGCAGCCGTCGCAGATCGACAACAACATGACGATGTCCATCGTCGCGATCTTTCTGTTCTGGCCGCTCGCGATCCCGGCGATCATCAACGCTTCCAAGGTCAACCCGCTGATCCAGCAGGGCGACTACGCCGGCGCGCAGGCCGCCGCCGCCGAGTCCAGGAAGTGGTCGAAGTGGGCCCTGATCGTGGGCCTGGTCTGGATCGGCATCATTGTGGTGTGTTGCCTGTTCGGTGGCCTGGCGGGTCTCGTCGGCGGCAGCACCGGCACGAACTGA
- a CDS encoding ABC transporter permease: MSDFETVAATEDQSARRGVSGEPGTPDRAGRPGRSRSLAGDAWRDLRRNPIFWLSLLLVVLVAAMAVAPGLFTANDPRDCVLSRQHAGPSGGAIFGYDFQGCDTFARAVYGARASLLVGAFSALITGVIALVVGMLAGFFGGWVDAVLSRVIDIVLGIPLLLAAIVLLKRVSTSGETVRLLAVILVLALLGWTTAARVVRSSVITAREQDYVAAARMLGAGDGRIMWRHILPNALAPAIVVLTIALGSFIAAEATLSFLGIGLKAPTISWGIDIDAGRVHMRESATPLIVPSVFLALTVLAFIMLGDAVRDAFDPKLR; this comes from the coding sequence ATGAGTGACTTCGAGACGGTGGCGGCGACGGAGGACCAGTCGGCGCGGCGCGGCGTCTCCGGCGAGCCCGGCACCCCGGACCGGGCCGGCCGGCCCGGCAGATCCCGCAGCCTGGCCGGCGACGCCTGGCGGGACCTGCGCCGCAACCCGATCTTCTGGCTCAGCCTGCTGCTGGTCGTGCTGGTCGCCGCGATGGCCGTCGCCCCCGGCCTGTTCACCGCCAACGACCCGCGCGACTGCGTGCTCTCCCGGCAGCACGCCGGACCGTCCGGCGGGGCCATCTTCGGGTACGACTTCCAGGGCTGCGACACGTTCGCCCGAGCGGTCTACGGCGCACGGGCCTCACTGCTGGTCGGCGCGTTCTCGGCGTTGATCACCGGGGTGATCGCGCTGGTCGTCGGCATGCTCGCCGGCTTCTTCGGCGGTTGGGTCGACGCGGTGCTCTCCCGGGTGATCGACATCGTGCTCGGCATCCCGCTGCTGCTGGCCGCGATCGTGCTGCTCAAGCGCGTGAGCACCAGCGGCGAGACGGTACGCCTGCTCGCCGTCATCCTGGTGCTGGCGCTGCTCGGCTGGACCACGGCGGCCCGCGTGGTGCGCTCCTCGGTGATCACCGCCCGCGAGCAGGACTACGTGGCCGCGGCCCGGATGCTGGGCGCCGGCGACGGCCGGATCATGTGGCGGCACATCCTGCCGAACGCGCTCGCGCCGGCCATCGTGGTGCTCACCATCGCGCTCGGGTCGTTCATCGCGGCCGAGGCGACGCTGAGTTTCCTCGGCATCGGGCTGAAGGCGCCGACCATCTCCTGGGGCATCGACATCGACGCCGGCCGGGTGCACATGCGCGAGTCGGCCACGCCGCTGATCGTGCCGTCGGTCTTCCTCGCGCTGACCGTGCTCGCGTTCATCATGCTCGGCGACGCGGTCCGCGACGCCTTCGACCCGAAGTTGCGGTGA
- a CDS encoding ABC transporter ATP-binding protein, with protein MTAPASPAKVRGETILAVDELVKHFPITQGVLFKRQIGAVRAVDGVSFALRRGETLGVVGESGCGKSTLARLLMRLETPTSGRATLEGRDLFQASGGELRRLRRNMQMVMQDPYTSLNPRMTVGDIVGEPFAIHPDAAPKGSRRQRVQELLDVVGLNPEHVNRYPHQFSGGQRQRIGIARALALRPEIIVCDEPVSALDVSIQAQVINLLAQLQDEFGLSYIFIAHDLSVVRHICDRVAVMYLGRIVEIGTEEQIYQRATHPYTQALLSAVPVPDPEARDRRTIIRLSGDVPSPADPPSGCRFRTRCWKAEEVCAVQDPQTVPRAADPHPSACHFAEVRTDV; from the coding sequence ATGACCGCGCCCGCTAGCCCGGCCAAGGTCCGCGGCGAGACCATCCTCGCCGTCGACGAGCTGGTCAAACACTTCCCGATCACCCAGGGCGTCCTGTTCAAGCGGCAGATCGGCGCGGTACGCGCGGTCGACGGGGTCAGCTTCGCGCTGCGCCGCGGCGAGACGCTCGGCGTGGTCGGCGAGTCCGGCTGCGGCAAGTCCACGCTGGCCCGGCTGCTCATGCGGCTGGAGACGCCGACCTCCGGCCGGGCCACGCTGGAGGGGAGGGACCTGTTCCAGGCGTCCGGCGGGGAGCTGCGCCGGCTGCGGCGGAACATGCAGATGGTGATGCAGGATCCGTACACCTCGCTCAACCCGCGGATGACGGTCGGCGACATCGTCGGCGAGCCGTTCGCGATCCACCCGGACGCCGCCCCGAAGGGCAGCCGGCGGCAGCGGGTGCAGGAGCTGCTGGACGTGGTCGGGCTCAACCCCGAGCACGTGAACCGCTACCCGCACCAGTTCTCCGGCGGCCAGCGGCAGCGCATCGGCATCGCCCGCGCGCTCGCGCTGCGTCCGGAGATCATCGTCTGCGACGAGCCGGTGTCGGCCCTGGACGTCTCCATCCAGGCCCAGGTGATCAACCTGTTGGCGCAGCTCCAGGACGAGTTCGGGCTGTCGTACATCTTCATCGCGCACGACCTGTCCGTGGTCCGGCACATCTGCGACCGGGTGGCGGTGATGTACCTGGGCCGGATCGTGGAGATCGGCACCGAGGAGCAGATCTACCAGCGCGCCACCCACCCGTACACCCAGGCGCTGCTCTCGGCGGTGCCGGTGCCCGACCCGGAGGCCCGCGACCGCCGGACCATCATCCGGCTCAGCGGCGACGTGCCCAGCCCGGCCGACCCGCCGTCGGGCTGCCGGTTCCGCACCCGGTGCTGGAAGGCAGAGGAGGTCTGCGCCGTCCAGGACCCGCAGACCGTGCCCCGCGCCGCGGATCCGCACCCCAGCGCCTGCCACTTCGCCGAGGTGCGCACGGATGTCTGA
- a CDS encoding ABC transporter ATP-binding protein: MTESAVRPTPASPTPPGGHLLEVRDLHVEFRTREGVARVINGVTYHLDAGETLAVLGESGSGKSVTAQAIMGILDTPPAYVRAGQIRYQGRDLLTRSEEERRQVRGTEIAMIFQDALSALNPVFPVGWQIGESLRQRAGLSRADARRRTVELMDLVRIPAAAKRLGDYPHQFSGGMRQRVMIAMALALDPKVLIADEPTTALDVTVQAQIMDLLADLRRDLGMALILITHDLGVVAGVADRIAVMYAGRIIEHADVRSLYRAPAHPYTKGLLESIPRLDVRGQALSTIPGLPPNLMRIPPGCPFHPRCPYAQQVCVDEVPHDLVLGDGRTSACHFAQEVHDDRAR; encoded by the coding sequence ATGACCGAGTCCGCGGTCCGGCCCACGCCGGCCTCCCCCACCCCGCCCGGCGGGCACCTGCTGGAGGTACGGGACCTGCACGTCGAGTTCCGCACCCGGGAGGGCGTGGCCCGGGTGATCAACGGGGTGACGTACCACCTGGACGCCGGCGAGACGCTTGCCGTGCTCGGCGAGTCGGGCTCCGGCAAGTCGGTCACCGCCCAGGCGATCATGGGCATCCTGGACACCCCGCCCGCGTACGTGCGCGCCGGCCAGATCCGCTACCAGGGGCGGGACCTGCTCACCCGGTCGGAGGAGGAGCGCCGCCAGGTCCGGGGCACGGAGATCGCGATGATCTTCCAGGACGCGCTGTCGGCGCTGAACCCGGTCTTCCCGGTCGGCTGGCAGATCGGCGAGTCGCTACGGCAGCGGGCCGGACTGTCCCGCGCCGACGCCCGCCGACGCACGGTCGAGCTGATGGACCTGGTCCGGATCCCGGCCGCCGCGAAGCGCCTCGGCGACTACCCGCACCAGTTCTCCGGCGGAATGCGCCAACGCGTCATGATCGCCATGGCACTGGCGCTGGACCCGAAGGTGCTGATCGCCGACGAGCCCACCACCGCGCTCGACGTCACCGTGCAGGCGCAGATCATGGACCTCCTGGCCGACCTGCGCCGGGACCTCGGCATGGCGCTCATCCTGATCACCCACGACCTCGGCGTGGTCGCCGGCGTGGCGGACCGGATCGCGGTCATGTACGCCGGCCGGATCATCGAGCACGCCGACGTGCGTTCGCTGTACCGGGCGCCGGCCCACCCGTACACCAAGGGGTTGCTGGAGTCGATCCCCCGGCTCGACGTGCGCGGCCAGGCGCTGTCCACGATCCCGGGGCTGCCGCCGAACCTGATGCGGATCCCGCCCGGCTGCCCGTTTCACCCCCGCTGTCCGTACGCGCAGCAGGTCTGCGTGGACGAGGTGCCGCACGACCTGGTCCTCGGCGACGGCCGGACCAGCGCGTGCCACTTCGCGCAGGAGGTCCACGATGACCGCGCCCGCTAG
- the purN gene encoding phosphoribosylglycinamide formyltransferase: protein MTEPASVARLVVLVSGSGSNLQALLDAATDPGYGARVVAVGADRDGIAGLDRAAAAGVPSFVERVKDHPTRADWDKALTARVAEHRPDLVISAGFLKLVGPEFLTAFGDRYLNTHNTLLPAFPGIHGPRDALAYGVKVTGATLFFVDAGMDTGPIVAQVAVPVLDDDDEETLTERIKSAERRQLVEQVGRLVREGWTITGRKVTVP, encoded by the coding sequence GTGACCGAGCCCGCGTCCGTCGCCCGCCTCGTCGTCCTCGTCTCCGGCTCCGGCAGCAACCTCCAGGCGCTGCTGGACGCCGCCACCGACCCCGGCTACGGAGCCCGGGTGGTGGCCGTGGGCGCTGACCGGGACGGGATCGCCGGCCTGGACCGGGCCGCCGCGGCCGGCGTGCCGTCCTTCGTCGAGCGGGTCAAGGACCACCCCACCCGGGCCGACTGGGACAAGGCGCTCACGGCCCGGGTCGCCGAGCACCGGCCCGACCTGGTGATCAGCGCCGGGTTCCTCAAGTTGGTCGGCCCGGAGTTCCTCACCGCGTTCGGTGACCGCTACCTGAACACGCACAACACGTTGTTGCCGGCGTTCCCCGGCATCCACGGCCCCCGCGACGCGCTGGCGTACGGCGTGAAGGTCACCGGGGCCACGCTGTTCTTCGTCGACGCCGGGATGGACACCGGCCCGATCGTCGCCCAGGTCGCCGTACCGGTGCTCGACGACGACGACGAGGAGACGCTCACCGAGCGCATCAAGTCCGCCGAGCGGCGCCAGCTCGTCGAGCAGGTCGGCCGCCTGGTCCGTGAAGGTTGGACGATCACCGGCAGAAAGGTCACCGTTCCGTGA
- a CDS encoding ABC transporter permease: MLRFILRRLLQMVLAFFGTTLIVYALMFAGQGDPIQALAGERPVTAAQRAYLTEKYHLDATGVGGFFYRYANYLGGLLRGDLGQSLTGRQIGDILAAAWPVTVKLALIAMAVTILVGVTAGVIAGIRRAGVFDHATLVLTLLVLGIPTIVLAPLAQYFLGVRWPIFPPTAGAQPSFWALLLPGIVLGSLSLATALRLTRTSVSENLRADYVRTARSKGLVRRRIVGVHVLRNSLIPVVTFLGVELGNLMSGAIITEGVFNIPGVGFNLFRGIRTEDGPLVVGIVSVLVVVYLLSNLVVDVLYAVLDPRIRYE, translated from the coding sequence ATGCTCCGGTTCATCCTGCGGCGACTGCTCCAGATGGTCCTCGCGTTCTTCGGGACCACGCTGATCGTCTACGCGTTGATGTTCGCCGGGCAGGGCGACCCGATCCAGGCGCTCGCCGGGGAACGACCGGTCACCGCCGCCCAGCGCGCCTACCTGACCGAGAAGTACCACCTGGACGCGACAGGGGTCGGCGGCTTCTTCTACCGCTACGCCAACTACCTGGGCGGCCTGCTCCGCGGTGACCTCGGCCAGTCGCTCACCGGCCGGCAGATCGGCGACATCCTCGCCGCCGCCTGGCCGGTCACCGTGAAACTCGCGCTGATCGCGATGGCCGTGACCATCCTCGTCGGCGTCACCGCCGGAGTGATCGCCGGGATCCGGCGGGCCGGCGTCTTCGACCACGCCACGCTCGTGCTCACGCTGCTGGTGCTCGGCATCCCCACCATCGTGCTGGCCCCGCTGGCACAGTACTTCCTCGGCGTACGCTGGCCGATCTTCCCGCCCACCGCCGGCGCCCAGCCCTCCTTCTGGGCGCTGCTGCTGCCCGGCATCGTGCTCGGCTCACTCTCGCTGGCCACCGCGCTGCGGCTGACCCGCACGTCGGTGTCGGAGAACCTCCGCGCCGACTACGTGCGCACCGCCCGGTCGAAGGGCCTGGTACGCCGCCGGATCGTCGGCGTGCACGTGCTGCGCAACTCGCTCATCCCGGTGGTCACGTTCCTCGGCGTCGAGCTGGGCAACCTGATGAGCGGCGCGATCATCACCGAAGGCGTGTTCAACATCCCCGGCGTCGGCTTCAACCTGTTCCGCGGCATCCGCACCGAGGACGGCCCGCTGGTGGTGGGCATCGTCAGCGTGCTCGTCGTGGTCTACCTGCTGTCCAACCTGGTGGTGGACGTGCTCTACGCCGTACTCGACCCGAGGATCAGATATGAGTGA
- a CDS encoding DUF4190 domain-containing protein, with amino-acid sequence MQPGHPGQDPYGQQPNQDPTAQPHDPYAPPPQAPQYGQQPQYGQQPQYGQQPDYGQQPQYGQQPDYGQPTSGQPYGQPTSGQPYGQPTSGQPYGQDPYAQQPYGAAPQYPAAGYPAGPGQGRNNTMGLIGMIVGIASIVLGLCCPLLGVPAGIAGVVLGVLGQKKVQAGEASNPGQAKAALICGGVGVVIGIISAIAGAAINMNNFGS; translated from the coding sequence ATGCAGCCCGGACACCCCGGACAGGACCCGTACGGCCAGCAGCCGAACCAGGACCCGACCGCCCAGCCGCACGACCCGTACGCCCCGCCGCCGCAGGCCCCGCAGTACGGACAGCAGCCGCAGTACGGACAGCAGCCGCAGTACGGACAGCAGCCGGACTATGGGCAGCAGCCGCAGTACGGGCAGCAGCCGGACTACGGACAGCCGACCTCGGGCCAGCCCTACGGACAGCCCACCTCCGGCCAGCCCTACGGCCAGCCCACCTCGGGTCAGCCCTACGGCCAGGACCCGTACGCGCAGCAGCCGTACGGCGCCGCGCCGCAGTACCCGGCCGCCGGCTACCCGGCCGGCCCCGGCCAGGGCCGGAACAACACCATGGGCCTGATCGGCATGATCGTCGGCATCGCCTCGATCGTGCTCGGCCTCTGCTGCCCGCTGCTGGGCGTCCCCGCCGGCATCGCCGGCGTGGTGCTCGGCGTGCTGGGCCAGAAGAAGGTCCAGGCGGGCGAGGCCAGCAACCCGGGCCAGGCCAAGGCCGCCCTGATCTGCGGTGGCGTCGGTGTGGTCATCGGCATCATCAGCGCCATCGCCGGTGCCGCGATCAACATGAACAACTTCGGTTCCTGA
- a CDS encoding peptide ABC transporter substrate-binding protein has translation MRVRRLAAWAALPLAVTLGLTACGSGGGGGGASDPDAAVRIEIAEPQHLVPTNTNETSGSQVLSALFSPLVDYDEANKPHEVAAESVTSSDNKVWTIKLKPGFTFHNGEKVTADNYLDAWNYGAYAPNGQNSSYFFEKIAGYEDLQGEKPKAETLNGLKKVDDLTFTVTLTEPYVDFRTMLGYTAFYPLPKAAFSAPGVLAEGYEQAPIGQGPFRMKGSWQHDAKVEVEKYDAFPGQQPKVGGVEFRIYQQPTAAYADVLADNLDVIKTIPTENLSTAATDLGDRFQQSPASSLQVLAFPTFQKEYSKPEVRKAISMAIDRDEITKSIFKDSQQPARSFVSPVVAGYRENTIGAAGAFDPVKAKAMYEAAGGPKKIELSYNGDGGHKDWIDATCNQLKANLGVECVGTAEPKFADLLTKLKQKQSVGLFRMGWVMDYPSMENYLGPLYSTNGSSNYYGYSNPEFDKLLAEGARAASADEAVKKYQAAEDLLAEDLPVIPLRYGQNNFGHSTKVKNVHVDLFDRVDLLKIERA, from the coding sequence ATGCGTGTTCGTAGGCTCGCGGCCTGGGCCGCTCTGCCGCTCGCGGTGACCCTGGGCCTGACGGCCTGCGGCTCCGGCGGCGGAGGCGGCGGCGCAAGCGACCCCGACGCGGCCGTGCGGATCGAGATCGCCGAGCCGCAGCACCTGGTGCCGACCAACACCAACGAGACGAGTGGCTCGCAGGTGCTGTCGGCACTGTTCAGCCCGCTCGTCGACTACGACGAGGCGAACAAGCCGCACGAGGTGGCGGCCGAGTCGGTGACGTCGTCGGACAACAAGGTCTGGACGATCAAGCTGAAGCCCGGCTTCACGTTCCACAACGGCGAGAAGGTCACCGCCGACAACTACCTCGACGCCTGGAACTACGGCGCGTACGCCCCGAACGGCCAGAACTCCAGCTACTTCTTCGAGAAGATCGCCGGCTACGAGGACCTCCAGGGCGAGAAGCCGAAGGCGGAGACGCTCAACGGCCTGAAGAAGGTCGACGACCTGACGTTCACCGTGACGCTCACCGAGCCGTACGTGGACTTCCGGACGATGCTCGGCTACACCGCGTTCTACCCGCTGCCCAAGGCGGCCTTCTCCGCGCCGGGCGTGCTGGCCGAGGGGTACGAGCAGGCGCCGATCGGCCAGGGCCCGTTCAGGATGAAGGGCAGCTGGCAGCACGACGCCAAGGTCGAGGTGGAGAAGTACGACGCGTTCCCGGGCCAGCAGCCCAAGGTCGGCGGCGTCGAGTTCCGGATCTACCAGCAGCCGACCGCCGCGTACGCGGACGTGCTGGCGGACAACCTCGACGTGATCAAGACGATCCCGACCGAGAACCTGTCGACCGCCGCCACCGACCTCGGCGACCGGTTCCAGCAGAGCCCGGCGTCGTCGCTCCAGGTGCTGGCGTTCCCGACGTTCCAGAAGGAGTACAGCAAGCCCGAGGTGCGCAAGGCCATCTCGATGGCGATCGACCGGGACGAGATCACCAAGTCGATCTTCAAGGACTCGCAGCAGCCGGCCCGCTCGTTCGTCTCGCCGGTGGTCGCGGGCTACCGGGAGAACACCATCGGCGCCGCCGGCGCGTTCGACCCGGTCAAGGCCAAGGCGATGTACGAGGCCGCGGGCGGCCCGAAGAAGATCGAGCTGTCCTACAACGGCGACGGCGGCCACAAGGACTGGATCGACGCCACCTGCAACCAGCTCAAGGCCAACCTGGGCGTGGAGTGCGTGGGCACCGCCGAGCCGAAGTTCGCCGACCTGCTGACCAAGCTCAAGCAGAAGCAGTCGGTGGGCCTGTTCCGGATGGGCTGGGTGATGGACTACCCGTCCATGGAGAACTACCTGGGCCCGCTGTACAGCACCAATGGCTCGTCGAACTACTACGGCTACTCCAACCCGGAGTTCGACAAGCTGCTCGCCGAGGGCGCCCGCGCGGCGTCCGCGGACGAGGCGGTCAAGAAGTACCAGGCGGCGGAGGACCTGCTCGCGGAGGACCTGCCGGTGATCCCGCTGCGGTACGGGCAGAACAACTTCGGCCACTCGACCAAGGTCAAGAACGTCCACGTGGACCTCTTCGACCGGGTGGATCTGCTGAAGATCGAACGCGCCTGA
- the purH gene encoding bifunctional phosphoribosylaminoimidazolecarboxamide formyltransferase/IMP cyclohydrolase has product MSTVEEGRRPIRRALVSVYDKTGLVELARALHEAGVEIVSTGSTASTISGAGVPVTPVEQVTGFPEILDGRVKTLHPKVHGGLLADLRKDSHATQLDEHGIAGIDLLVSNLYPFQATVASGADADECVEQIDIGGPAMVRAAAKNHASVAVVTDPAAYPAVVAALADGGFTLARRRALAARAFADIADYDVAVADWFASTVAPAEDGWPEFAGLALRRQAVLRYGENPHQAAALYTDPGAPAGLAQAEQLHGKEMSYNNYVDADAAWRAAHDFADQPAVAIIKHANPCGIAVGADVAEAHRKAHACDPVSAFGGVIAVNRPVSVELAGQVAEIFTEVLVAPGFDEGALELLRAKKNIRLLRAPAFASRPAEWRQVSGGVLVQMRDAVDAPGDDPSGWTLATGDPADAETLRDLAFAWRAVRAVKSNAILLARDGATVGVGMGQVNRVDSARLAVSRAGDERARGSVCASDAFFPFADGPQILIDAGIRAIVQPGGSIRDEETIAACKAAGVTMYLTGTRHFFH; this is encoded by the coding sequence GTGAGCACCGTCGAGGAAGGCCGCCGTCCGATCCGGCGTGCGTTGGTCAGCGTCTACGACAAGACCGGCCTGGTCGAGCTGGCCCGCGCCCTGCACGAGGCCGGCGTGGAGATCGTGTCGACCGGCAGCACCGCGTCGACGATCTCCGGTGCCGGGGTGCCGGTGACCCCGGTCGAGCAGGTCACCGGCTTTCCGGAGATCCTCGACGGCCGGGTGAAGACGCTGCACCCGAAGGTCCATGGCGGCCTCCTCGCCGACCTGCGCAAGGACTCGCACGCCACCCAGCTCGACGAGCACGGCATCGCCGGGATCGACCTGTTGGTCTCCAACCTCTACCCGTTCCAGGCCACTGTCGCCTCCGGCGCCGACGCCGACGAGTGCGTCGAGCAGATCGACATCGGCGGTCCGGCGATGGTCCGGGCCGCCGCGAAGAACCACGCCTCGGTGGCGGTGGTGACCGACCCGGCCGCGTACCCGGCGGTGGTGGCCGCGCTCGCTGACGGCGGGTTCACGCTGGCCCGGCGTCGCGCGCTGGCGGCCCGGGCGTTCGCCGACATCGCCGACTACGACGTGGCGGTGGCCGACTGGTTCGCGAGTACGGTGGCCCCGGCCGAGGACGGCTGGCCGGAGTTCGCCGGGCTGGCGCTGCGTCGCCAGGCCGTGCTCCGCTATGGCGAGAACCCGCACCAGGCGGCGGCGCTCTACACCGATCCCGGCGCGCCGGCCGGCCTGGCCCAGGCCGAGCAGCTGCACGGCAAGGAGATGTCCTACAACAACTACGTCGACGCGGACGCCGCCTGGCGTGCCGCGCACGACTTCGCGGACCAGCCGGCGGTGGCGATCATCAAGCACGCCAATCCGTGCGGCATCGCGGTCGGCGCGGACGTGGCCGAGGCGCACCGCAAGGCGCACGCCTGTGACCCGGTCTCCGCGTTCGGCGGCGTGATCGCGGTCAACCGGCCGGTGAGTGTGGAGTTGGCCGGGCAGGTCGCGGAGATCTTCACCGAGGTGCTGGTGGCGCCCGGCTTCGACGAGGGCGCGCTGGAGCTGCTGCGGGCCAAGAAGAACATCCGGCTGCTGCGGGCGCCCGCGTTCGCCAGCCGGCCGGCGGAGTGGCGGCAGGTCAGCGGCGGCGTGCTGGTGCAGATGCGGGACGCGGTCGACGCGCCCGGCGACGACCCGTCCGGCTGGACGCTGGCCACCGGCGACCCGGCCGACGCCGAGACGCTGCGCGATCTCGCGTTCGCCTGGCGGGCGGTACGCGCGGTGAAGAGCAACGCCATCCTGCTGGCCCGCGACGGCGCCACCGTCGGCGTCGGGATGGGCCAGGTCAACCGCGTCGACTCGGCGCGGCTGGCGGTCAGCCGGGCCGGCGACGAGCGGGCCCGCGGCTCGGTCTGCGCCTCGGACGCGTTCTTCCCGTTCGCCGACGGGCCGCAGATCCTCATCGACGCCGGCATCCGGGCGATCGTGCAGCCCGGGGGCTCGATCCGCGACGAGGAGACCATCGCGGCCTGCAAGGCGGCCGGCGTGACGATGTACCTCACCGGCACCCGCCACTTCTTCCACTAG
- a CDS encoding cell division protein PerM, whose protein sequence is MSRVTPDQPRPAAGPTTGARPRGRARPATRVPAPRPGESSRSRAPLPVAAGVAALWAASTSLLPVVVVLGLAQLTEDAGSFGGALRAGLAGWLLGHGVPLQTAAGPLGLAPLALSALVVWRLTRAGVHVSRAVGARGAGSPRQALAVAVAVAIGYALLGAVAALAVGAGGLRVSPVTAALTFAAFAAPAALVGALRTTGVWALLATRCPRPVREGLRAGLVAVLLLLGASAGAAGLAVATGGGDAADMIGAYRTGVAGQAGITLVSLAYAPNATAWSASYLLGPGFAVGTDTAVRTSEVSVGALPAVPLLAGLPRGPVDGLGAGLLAVPVLVAMAAGWLLARRLLRAAAEDRVEVGWPALLVPAVLAGPVAGVLLGLVAAASGGSLGGGRLAEIGPAPWPVAAVATLVIAVGAVLGAAATRTLTIRSAPPSPRSAPPTPRAAPTAR, encoded by the coding sequence ATGTCACGTGTCACCCCTGACCAGCCGCGCCCGGCCGCCGGCCCCACCACCGGCGCCCGGCCGCGCGGTCGTGCCCGCCCCGCTACGCGCGTGCCCGCGCCCCGGCCGGGTGAGTCGTCGCGCAGCCGGGCCCCGCTGCCGGTGGCCGCCGGGGTGGCCGCGCTCTGGGCCGCGTCGACGTCCCTGCTGCCGGTCGTCGTCGTGCTCGGCCTCGCCCAGCTCACCGAGGACGCCGGGTCGTTCGGCGGCGCGCTGCGCGCCGGCCTGGCCGGCTGGCTGCTCGGGCACGGGGTGCCGTTGCAGACCGCCGCCGGGCCGCTCGGCCTGGCGCCGCTCGCGCTGAGCGCGCTCGTCGTCTGGCGGCTCACCCGCGCCGGCGTGCACGTCAGCCGGGCCGTGGGCGCTCGCGGCGCCGGCTCGCCCCGGCAGGCGCTCGCCGTCGCGGTCGCGGTCGCCATCGGGTACGCGCTGCTCGGCGCCGTCGCCGCGCTCGCGGTCGGTGCGGGCGGGCTGCGGGTGTCCCCGGTCACCGCGGCGCTCACGTTCGCCGCGTTCGCCGCCCCGGCCGCCCTGGTCGGCGCGCTGCGCACCACCGGCGTCTGGGCGCTGCTGGCGACGCGCTGCCCGCGGCCGGTGCGGGAGGGGTTGCGCGCCGGGCTGGTCGCGGTGCTGCTGCTGCTCGGCGCGAGTGCCGGCGCGGCCGGGCTGGCGGTGGCCACCGGCGGTGGCGACGCGGCCGACATGATCGGGGCGTACCGGACCGGGGTGGCCGGTCAGGCGGGCATCACGCTGGTCAGCCTCGCGTACGCGCCGAACGCCACCGCCTGGTCGGCAAGCTACCTGCTCGGTCCCGGGTTCGCCGTCGGCACGGACACCGCGGTCCGCACCAGCGAGGTGTCGGTCGGCGCGCTGCCGGCCGTGCCGTTGCTGGCCGGCCTGCCGCGGGGCCCGGTCGACGGGCTGGGGGCCGGGCTGCTCGCGGTGCCGGTGCTGGTCGCGATGGCGGCCGGCTGGCTGTTGGCCCGGCGACTGCTGCGTGCGGCGGCCGAGGACCGGGTCGAGGTCGGGTGGCCCGCGCTGCTGGTCCCGGCCGTGCTCGCCGGGCCGGTCGCCGGGGTGTTGCTGGGCCTGGTCGCGGCGGCCTCGGGCGGTTCGCTCGGCGGTGGCCGGTTGGCCGAGATCGGCCCGGCGCCCTGGCCGGTGGCCGCCGTGGCCACGCTGGTGATCGCCGTGGGCGCGGTGCTCGGCGCCGCCGCCACCCGCACCCTGACCATCCGGTCCGCTCCGCCCTCTCCCCGGTCGGCCCCGCCCACCCCCCGAGCCGCCCCCACCGCACGCTGA